Proteins found in one Pontibacter sp. SGAir0037 genomic segment:
- a CDS encoding tetratricopeptide repeat protein: MSHNILKLSIFTLITLTVVVFGAIVLADPYFFTPAKKLYKTGAAKMEEGLIGGSPTAYTEAAIYFEALVEKGNIDKDTFDKLYWCYRFGKKHLEAENVASRALEIHPGDIEFLFHRAESRLEQEKYQLAIEDYDLVASKSKNFKYLYDAYYSRGAAKFKLGNKEQAEADRALAVKIAPQPLETYEEHFEEKENNIDDSMFSDEQTSL; the protein is encoded by the coding sequence ATGAGTCATAATATTTTAAAACTATCAATATTCACATTAATTACACTTACAGTAGTTGTTTTCGGTGCTATTGTACTTGCTGATCCATACTTTTTTACTCCTGCTAAAAAATTATACAAAACCGGTGCGGCCAAAATGGAAGAAGGCCTTATTGGTGGTAGTCCTACTGCTTATACTGAAGCAGCTATTTATTTTGAAGCACTTGTAGAGAAGGGAAATATAGATAAGGATACATTTGACAAGCTATACTGGTGCTATAGGTTCGGCAAAAAACACCTTGAAGCCGAAAATGTAGCTAGTAGAGCTCTAGAAATTCATCCAGGTGATATAGAGTTTCTGTTTCACAGAGCTGAAAGCCGCCTAGAACAAGAAAAGTATCAGTTGGCAATTGAAGATTACGATTTGGTAGCATCGAAGAGTAAAAACTTCAAGTATTTGTATGATGCTTATTATAGCCGGGGTGCAGCCAAATTTAAACTTGGAAATAAAGAACAGGCTGAAGCAGACAGAGCTTTAGCTGTTAAAATTGCTCCACAGCCTTTGGAAACCTATGAAGAGCATTTTGAAGAAAAGGAAAACAACATTGATGATAGTATGTTTTCAGATGAACAGACGTCTCTTTAG
- a CDS encoding MATE family efflux transporter, with the protein MATTKIKQESPRGIFAVIKQSLQGGEADYTIGSIRKSVILLAIPMMLEMIMESVFALVDLYFVGHLHNSSYAIQTVGLTESVLTIIYSLAIGISMAATAVVARRVGEKDPSSAAKAGMQATIIAIALTTLISITGYLFATDILILMGSSAEAAAYGTTFMQIMMGSSVFIMLLFLINGIFRGAGNAAIAMKSLWVANIINIILCPILINGFGPVPAFGLTGAAMATSIGRGLGVCYQLYYLFSGKSILKMQLAHFLPDWEQIKVLVRIAAPAVLQFVIASCSWIFLAQLVATTGGDHGSAGYQTALRLLMFFMLPAWGLSNAASTLVGQNLGAKQLARAEQAVIKTAKYNVIFMAVITLVSLAGADILASFFTNDMEVQQIAVQAIRIMSIGYIFYGIGMVLINAFNGAGDTWTPTWINFGGFWLFQIPLAYLLARHFAMGPTGVFIAIPVAETAITLTGYWLFRKGKWKKVVV; encoded by the coding sequence ATGGCAACAACAAAAATAAAGCAGGAAAGCCCTCGTGGCATATTTGCTGTAATAAAGCAGTCACTGCAGGGTGGAGAAGCTGATTACACAATTGGCAGCATCAGGAAATCAGTTATTTTGCTGGCCATTCCCATGATGCTGGAGATGATCATGGAGTCTGTGTTTGCCTTAGTTGATCTTTACTTTGTAGGTCACCTGCACAACAGTAGTTATGCTATACAAACTGTTGGGCTTACAGAATCGGTATTAACAATTATTTACTCTTTAGCAATAGGAATCAGTATGGCGGCCACCGCTGTAGTTGCCAGGCGGGTTGGAGAAAAAGATCCTTCCTCGGCCGCAAAAGCAGGTATGCAGGCTACCATTATTGCCATAGCTCTTACAACGCTTATCAGTATTACAGGCTATTTATTTGCAACTGATATTCTCATACTGATGGGTTCATCGGCTGAGGCCGCTGCCTATGGCACAACCTTTATGCAGATTATGATGGGAAGCAGTGTATTTATCATGCTACTCTTCCTGATTAACGGAATTTTCAGAGGAGCTGGTAATGCTGCCATAGCGATGAAAAGTTTATGGGTTGCCAATATCATTAACATTATCCTCTGCCCTATTCTGATTAACGGCTTTGGTCCTGTACCTGCTTTTGGTCTTACAGGTGCAGCCATGGCCACCTCAATTGGCCGCGGACTTGGTGTATGTTATCAGCTATACTACCTGTTTAGTGGTAAAAGCATTCTTAAAATGCAGTTAGCTCATTTCTTACCAGACTGGGAACAGATAAAAGTATTGGTTCGCATTGCTGCGCCTGCTGTATTACAATTTGTCATTGCCTCCTGCAGTTGGATCTTTCTGGCTCAGCTGGTAGCAACTACCGGCGGTGATCATGGTTCAGCAGGTTATCAAACAGCACTTCGCTTGCTAATGTTCTTTATGCTGCCTGCTTGGGGCTTAAGTAACGCTGCGTCAACATTAGTAGGGCAGAATTTAGGAGCCAAGCAGTTGGCAAGAGCTGAACAAGCTGTTATAAAAACAGCTAAATACAATGTGATTTTTATGGCTGTTATTACTTTAGTAAGCCTTGCCGGTGCCGATATTTTGGCCTCATTTTTTACAAATGATATGGAAGTCCAACAAATAGCAGTTCAGGCCATCAGGATTATGAGCATCGGGTATATCTTTTACGGAATTGGTATGGTACTTATAAATGCTTTTAACGGTGCCGGTGATACCTGGACACCAACTTGGATAAACTTCGGAGGTTTTTGGCTGTTTCAGATTCCGTTAGCGTACCTGCTTGCCAGGCATTTTGCGATGGGCCCTACTGGTGTATTTATAGCTATACCCGTTGCCGAAACCGCGATTACTTTAACAGGTTATTGGTTGTTTAGAAAAGGAAAATGGAAAAAAGTTGTTGTATAG